The following proteins come from a genomic window of Metarhizium brunneum chromosome 2, complete sequence:
- the abcB_3 gene encoding ABC multidrug transporter B: protein MVLLVLESQNKTESLLSMYKGVSPEDSAGILSRTFWWWLMDLLAVGKQRILRVSDTPRLSSSLQPSLTRKAVLQAWNDRGSQPVIISRAISFITNDQGGVAQSCRAYEIFFAALIVYFGLAISSSMYKNTLNKLDILIRESLVHLVYDKTLNLSHHGSDAGRVVTLMSTDIDSVSEMGRLLHASWGQAVELVIGMILLAREVGWVFPVPLVIIVFASRVSRFVAQNVRSRTKSWNDATQARISTLSTVLNSMRSVKAMGLSEAIAKYINELRDKEIDRSKHVRWMQVLYNASANANGLFTPVITVVLYAMLAASRGERLDTKTAFTTVAILSLVTHPANMMMTIFPKFVGIMANVDRIQSFLLEPSRVDCRKIIDGSQFTETENCTGIRLDDVTVKFKSTTAATLKHINLNLPKHSITACAGPTGCGKTTLAKTILGEVSPVQGIVTVSSRRIAYCDQRVWIPIGTIRDIICTFATKVDESLYQEALRVCCLDYDLQRLPDGDRTVVGSQGVNLSGGQRQRIALARMVYSGASIAVLDDPFSALDGVTENKVVDNLLGKNGWFRRAKVTAFIITYAAQHFQHSDGIILLQDGHISAQGDWRAIKSRASEMLKFNFEETQSSTVEPTGKSQYSTAKQAETDADKDLHRSVGDMTLYSYYIRSVGVWNFLLLATCTALYATFNTFTTYWFKLWTESDGDRVVFYIVGYVLLAFTAWAATSANLWSTFILLAPRSGRLLHQSLLTTTMAAPLLYFSSTDVGIVLNRFSKDISLVDRQLPLALSNLCSQIFKMLAQAVILMQVQRLLLVTLPICIVIVYLVQRIYLRTSRQLRVLELESYSSLNSWFLETTEGLVSIRAFNWIKPATGKNLENLETSIRPSYSLVSLQCWLNLVLDLLVSCIAIGIILIAALWRSETSAANVGVSLNLILVANTTLVRLVESFTQLEVSLGAIARLNEVETQTPSEDRPWEDQVPPSSWPEKGSLTLSGFSAGYNDDHNVLRDINLSVGRGEKLVICGRTGSGKSTILLGILRLIESSGEVEIDRRLLSQVPRNIIRKRAFITVPQEPLFLPSASLSFNLDPDAQASEQMLQEALQSVGIWDVVCEIARGKDSDPLSQPASSLQALSAGQLQLISMARAIVKMKIISQGVEYKDGGVNVDSPKPILVLDEATASLDAETEGRIYDIIESEFVADGHTVVIVAHRISVLAKTMRPGKDKVAWLQDGRVVKVGDYEEIVKFASSTAIGEGQ, encoded by the exons ATGGTTCTTTTGGTTCTTGAATCTCAGAACAAGACCGAGTCCCTACTATCCATGTACAAAGGCGTCTCACCCGAGGATTCTGCGGGAATATTGAGTAGAACCTTTTGGTGGTGGCTTATGGATCTATTGGCAGTGGGAAAGCAGCGCATCTTGAGAGTTAGCGACACCCCACGGCTGAGTTCATCACTGCAACCGAGCCTGACGCGAAAGGCCGTACTCCAAGCCTGGAATGACAGAGGCAG TCAGCCGGTCATCATCAGCCGCGCTATTTCTTTCATTACAAACGACCAAGGGGGCGTGGCACAATCATGCAGAGCGTATGAGATATTCTTTGCTGCACTGATTGTGTACTTCGGACTCGCT ATATCAAGCTCAATGTACAAAAatacattgaataagctcGATATTCTGATACGAGAATCCCTCGTTCACTTGGTCTACGACAAGACATTAAATCTAAGCCACCATGGTTCGGACGCAGGCCGAGTGGTGACGCTTATGAGCACGGATATAGACAGTGTATCTGAGATGGGTAGGCTTTTACACGCGAGTTGGGGACAAGCTGTTGAGCTTGTGATTGGTATGATACTGCTAGCAAGAGAAGTGGGCTGGGTGTTTCCAGTGCCGCTGGTTATCATAGTCT TCGCTTCTCGTGTGAGTCGTTTTGTTGCTCAGAATGTGCGTTCTCGGACCAAGAGTTGGAATGATGCGACGCAGGCCAGGATATCTACTCTGAGTACTGTGCTCAATTCAATGCGGAGTGTGAAAGCGATGGGATTATCGGAGGCCATCGCCAAGTACATTAATGAATTGCGGGACAAGGAAATTGATAGATCCAAGCATGTTAGATGGATGCAGGTTCTGTACAATGCCAGCG CGAATGCGAATGGACTCTTTACTCCAGTAATAACGGTGGTCTTGTACGCGATGTTGGCAGCCTCCAGGGGTGAAAGACTGGATACCAAAACGGCCTTTACAACAGTGGCAATTTTGTCGTTGGTAACTCATCCGGCGAATATGATGATGACCATTTTCCCTAAATTTGTCGGCATTATGGCCAATGTTGATCGAATTCAGTCATTTTTGCTTGAACCTTCACGGGTTGACTGCAGAAAAATCATCGACGGAAGCCAATTTACAGAAACAGAAAACTGTACAGGAATACGCCTTGACGATGTTACAGTCAAGTTCAAGAGCACCACCGCCGCTACTCTAAAGCATATCAATCTGAACCTTCCAAAACATTCGATAACTGCTTGCGCGGGCCCGACTGGCTGTGGGAAAACAAcactggccaagacgatACTGGGTGAGGTTTCCCCGGTCCAAGGTATCGTGACGGTCTCCTCGAGGCGTATTGCATACTGTGATCAGCGCGTTTGGATCCCAATTGGTACCATTCGAGATATAATTTGCACTTTTGCAACCAAGGTCGACGAGAGCTTGTACCAAGAGGCCTTAAGAGTCTGCTGCCTCGACTATGACCTTCAAAGACTGCCCGACGGAGACAGGACTGTAGTAGGAAGCCAGGGAGTCAACCTCTCTGGTGGCCAGCGGCAACGAATA GCATTAGCTCGCATGGTCTACTCTGGTGCAAGCATTGCTGTTCTAGACGACCCGTTTAGTGCTCTTGACGGCGTAACAGAAAATAAAGTAGTCGACAATCTTTTGGGAAAGAATGGGTGGTTTCGAAGGGCCAAAGTGACTGCCTTCATTATTACCTACGCAG CACAACACTTCCAACATTCAGACGGAATCATTCTTCTTCAGGATGGCCACATTTCCGCACAGGGAGACTGGCGGGCCATTAAGAGCCGTGCATCAGAGATGTTAAAATTTAACTTTGAAGAAACCCAATCCTCGACTGTTGAGCCAACAGGCAAGAGTCAATATAGCACCGCAAAACAAGCGGAGACTGACGCGGATAAGGACCTGCACCGAAGTGTCGGGGATATGACGCTCTATA GTTATTACATACGATCTGTTGGGGTTTGGAACTTCCTGCTGTTGGCAACTTGCACGGCCCTGTACGCCACTTTCAATACTTTCACCACATACTGGTTCAAGTTATGGACCGAGAGTGATGGTGATCGCGTGGTATTCTATATTGTTGGTTACGTTCTGCTAGCATTCACGGCATGGGCTGCTACTAGTGCAAATCTGTG GAGCACTTTTATTCTTCTTGCACCGAGGTCCGGAAGACTGCTTCACCAATCACTTCTCACAACTACCATGGC TGCGCCTCTGCTGTACTTTTCCTCCACGGATGTCGGGATTGTTCTTAATAG GTTTAGCAAAGACATCTCGCTTGTAGATAGGCAGCTACCCCTGGCATTATCAAACTTGTGCTCTC AAATCTTCAAAATGCTGGCTCAGGCTGTGATCCTAATGCAGGTTCAGAGGCTCCTTCTTGTTACTCTTCCAATATGCATAGTCATAGTCTACCTGGTTCAGAGAATATATCTCCGGACCTCTAGGCAACTTCGAGTTTTGGAATTAGAATCTTACTCCTCTTTGAATTCATGGTTCCTCGAAACA ACGGAGGGCCTTGTGTCCATTCGAGCGTTTAACTGGATCAAACCTGCCACTGGCAAGAACCTGGAGAATCTCGAAACCTCAATACGTCCGTCTTACTCTTTGGTttcgcttcaatgttggctcaATCTTGTACTCGATCTCCTGGTTAGTTGCATCGCGATCGGCATCATTCTAATCGCTGCCTTGTGGAGAAGTGAAACGTCCGCAGCAAATGTCGGCGTCTCTCTGAACTTGATTCTTGTGGCGAACACGACGCTAGTACGTCTTGTTGAGTCATTTACGCAACTGGAAGTATCGCTTGGGGCTATTGCTAGATTGAACGAGGTCGAAACCCAAACGCCGAGTGAGGATAGGCCGTGGGAGGACCAGGTTCCACCCAGTTCATGGCCCGAGAAGGGATCCTTGACGCTGAGTGGTTTCAGTGCAGGATATAA CGACGATCACAACGTGCTGAGGGATATTAATCTGAGTGTTGGTCGGGGTGAGAAACTGGTGATTTGCGGTCGCACAGGAAG TGGCAAGAGCACCATTCTCCTAGGGATACTCCGTCTGATAGAAAGCTCTGGAGAGGTTGAGATAGATCGACGACTACTATCCCAAGTTCCCCGAAACATAATCCGAAAACGCGCCTTCATAACGGTCCCCCAAGAGCCACTATTCCTTCCTTCTGCATCTCTAAGCTTCAATCTGGACCCGGACGCTCAAGCCTCTGAACAAATGTTACAGGAGGCGCTCCAGAGTGTTGGCATATGGGATGTCGTCTGCGAGATAGCCCGTGGAAAAGACTCGGATCCTTTGTCTCAGCCTGCTTCATCTCTCCAAGCACTGTCTGCTGGACAACTCCAGCTCATATCCATGGCCCGTGCCATAGTAAAGATGAAAATAATAAGCCAAGGAGTTGAGTATAAAGACGGTGGAGTCAATGTAGACTCCCCGAAACCAATACTTGTTTTAGATGAGGCAACTGCATCTTTGGATGCAGAGACGGAAGGAAGAATCTATGACATCATCGAAAGTGAGTTCGTTGCAGATGGCCATACGGTAGTTATCGTAGCACATAGGATAAGTGTCTTGGCGAAGACAATGCGCCCAGGGAAGGATAAGGTAGCCTGGCTGCAGGATGGGAGAGTGGTCAAGGTTGGGGACTATGAAGAGATTGTCAAGTTTGCCTCATCGACTGCTATCGGCGAGGGGCAGTAA
- the MPAO1 gene encoding Polyamine oxidase 1 has translation MHLQHSTALFAIAAVAIPSAHAHVAKSAPKDATCRKTSVAILGGGMAGITAAQALSNNSITDFVIIEYNDRVGGRATQTNFGKKEDGSPYVVELGPNWIQGLGRPGGPENPIWTLAKKYNLKNTFSDYTSMLTYDETGYTDYSDILDEYDEAWTKASVRAGRMLAENAQDETTRAGLAMAGWNPKHTDMKRQAVEWWNWDWDAALTPEESSLIFGAASDNLTFHQFSDHNNLVIDPRGYRHIIEEESNTFLNKNDNRLLLKTQITNVTYSDDGVTIHNSDGSCISAAYAICTFSLGVLQNNAVAFEPQLPEWKRVAIQKFSMGTYTKIFMQFNETFWPTDSQYFLYASPTTRGYYPVWQSLSTEGFMPGSNIIFATVTEEGSYRVEQQTDEQTKDEALEVLRQMFPNVTVPEPLAFMYPRWTKAPWCFGSYSNWPIGTTLEMHQNLRANTGRLWFAGEATSAENFGFLHGAWFEGMEAGSQVAALLKGECAHVYNGAECGGRVHYETLRGTSPLENYNVLNGWASSSF, from the exons AGCGTTGCCATCTT GGGCGGCGGTATGGCGGGCATAACCGCCGCA CAAGCACTCTCAAATAACTCCATCACCGACTTCGTCATCATAGAGTACAATGACCGAGTTGGCGGCCGTGCTACACAGACCAACTTTGGCAAAAAGGAGGATGGCTCACCTTATGTGGTTGAGCTGGGACCAAACTGG ATTCAGGGTCTTGGCCGTCCAGGTGGCCCAG AGAACCCTATCTGGACCTTG GCCAAAAAGTACAACCTGAAGAACACCTTCTCCGACTATACTTCCATGTTGACCTACGATGAAACTGGCTACACTGATTACAGCGACATACTTGACGAATATGACGAAGCGTGGACCAAAGCATCCGTAAGGGCCGGCCGTATGCTCGCAGAGAATGCTCAAGACGAAACCACCCGCGCCGGtcttgccatggctggatggAACCCGAAGCACACCGATATGAAGCGCCAGGCAGTTGAGTGGTGGAACTGGG ATTGGGACGCCGCGTTGACTCCAGAAGAGTCGTCTCTGATATTCGGTGCTGCCAGTGACAACCTCACTTTCCACCAGTTCAGCGACCACAACAACCTCGTCATTGACCCCCGGGGCTACAGGCACATCATTGAAGAGGAGTCAAACACATTTCTCAACAAGAACGACAACCGGCTGCTTCTCAAGACCCAAATCACGAATGTCACCTACTCGGACGACGGCGTCACCATCCACAACAGCGACGGTTCATGCATCTCGGCCGCCTACGCCATCTGCACTTTCTCCCTTGGCGTTCTCCAAAACAACGCCGTCGCCTTTGAGCCGCAGCTCCCTGAGTGGAAACGGGTCGCCATTCAAAAGTTCAGCATGGGCACCTACACCAAGATCTTCATGCAGTTCAACGAGACCTTCTGGCCCACGGACTCGCAGTACTTCCTGTACGCGTCTCCCACGACGCGCGGATACTACCCCGTGTGGCAGTCTCTCTCGACCGAGGGCTTCATGCCCGGCTCCAACATCATCTTTGCCACCGTCACCGAGGAGGGGTCCTACAGAGTGGAACAGCAGACGGACGAGCAGACCAAGGACGAGGCGCTCGAGGTTCTGCGGCAAATGTTCCCCAACGTCACGGTTCCCGAGCCGCTGGCCTTTATGTATCCTCGCTGGACAAAGGCGCCGTGGTGCTTTGGCAGCTACTCCAACTGGCCCATCGGCACCACCCTCGAGATGCACCAGAACCTGCGGGCAAACACGGGCCGGTTGTGGTTCGCAGGCGAGGCCACCAGCGCCGAGAATTTTGGATTCCTACATGGCGCCTGGTTTGAGGGAATGGAGGCTGGATCCCAAGTTGCCGCCTTGTTGAAGGGTGAATGTGCCCACGTATACAACGGCGCCGAGTGCGGCGGCAGGGTTCATTATGAGACGCTTCGCGGAACCTCGCCCTTGGAGAACTACAACGTTCTCAATGGCTGGGCGTCCAGCAGCTTCTAG